In bacterium, a single window of DNA contains:
- the znuC gene encoding Zinc import ATP-binding protein ZnuC — translation MMMTTGMGMGMGIPTASPGAVKAALVAESVPVAFLVEAAGTVCGYGRRVVTAPMNFTLALGGRLVIVGPNGAGKSTLLRALLGQADILAGSLLLRPGLRVALVPQMEPPNPALPTTLGEALRIAATNPVSQAMLPQVTQQLGLDAWLSVQLRHASGGQRQRLWLARALMQQPDLLLLDEPTSGLDAAAREELVQALLALPRTVGVLLVTHDPTLPQLLGAETLTLVPALPEHQA, via the coding sequence ATGATGATGACGACGGGCATGGGCATGGGCATGGGCATTCCCACGGCTAGTCCAGGCGCAGTGAAAGCTGCATTGGTTGCAGAGAGTGTCCCTGTCGCCTTCCTGGTGGAGGCGGCAGGGACCGTCTGCGGCTACGGACGTCGTGTGGTCACTGCCCCTATGAACTTCACACTGGCTCTTGGTGGACGCCTTGTGATTGTCGGCCCCAACGGCGCCGGGAAGTCGACACTCCTGCGAGCGCTGCTGGGGCAGGCGGACATCCTCGCCGGGTCCCTCCTGCTGCGCCCCGGACTCAGAGTCGCCCTCGTGCCGCAGATGGAGCCTCCGAATCCTGCCCTCCCCACGACACTGGGTGAAGCCCTGCGGATTGCGGCGACCAATCCGGTTTCACAGGCGATGCTGCCGCAGGTGACTCAACAACTCGGCCTCGATGCATGGCTGAGCGTGCAGCTGCGTCATGCTTCGGGGGGACAGCGGCAGCGACTCTGGCTCGCCCGGGCGCTCATGCAGCAACCAGACCTGCTCCTGCTGGATGAGCCAACCTCCGGCCTGGATGCCGCCGCCCGTGAGGAGCTCGTGCAGGCGCTCCTGGCGCTCCCCCGCACCGTCGGAGTCCTCCTGGTGACGCATGACCCGACCTTGCCGCAACTGCTCGGGGCAGAGACATTGACCCTTGTTCCCGCGCTTCCGGAGCACCAGGCATGA
- the znuB gene encoding High-affinity zinc uptake system membrane protein ZnuB has product MTSLQLLLDPGYRLPLLLGGVVVVALSQLAILLVGSRLLLTGIALAQAGSVGAACGLFIPLPPTFLAMSSTTLAAGFVAVLRQTETAAETGLLLLYLGCGVVAQLLAAMSGSGDSQTLELLNGQLLLATGTDVLLVLLALLLLGGSLWPVRQGLLLLLTQPDFAHASGLPVRSLELRMLLAIGLVTGAAFSVLGVLCTTAALTCPGLIALRLAPSLRQSPGIAALAGLVAYLLGVILAFGLDWPTGPAIGGALVLLTLGAFGGSFIRRP; this is encoded by the coding sequence ATGACATCGCTGCAGCTGTTGCTGGATCCGGGCTACCGGCTCCCACTGCTACTGGGTGGGGTGGTCGTGGTGGCCTTGAGTCAACTGGCGATTCTGTTAGTAGGGTCCCGCCTTCTGCTGACGGGGATCGCCCTGGCGCAGGCTGGGAGTGTGGGAGCTGCCTGCGGTCTCTTTATCCCTCTCCCTCCCACTTTCCTGGCGATGAGCAGTACGACCCTGGCTGCGGGATTCGTCGCCGTACTTCGACAGACCGAAACCGCTGCTGAAACCGGACTCCTGCTGCTCTATCTCGGCTGTGGTGTGGTGGCACAACTCCTGGCCGCGATGTCCGGGTCTGGAGACAGCCAGACACTCGAGCTGCTGAATGGGCAGCTCCTGCTGGCCACCGGAACCGATGTCCTCCTTGTACTTCTCGCGCTGCTCCTCTTAGGCGGGAGCCTCTGGCCAGTACGGCAGGGGCTCCTGCTCCTGCTGACGCAGCCCGATTTTGCTCATGCCAGCGGCCTGCCGGTGCGGTCACTGGAGCTCCGGATGCTGCTGGCCATCGGATTGGTGACCGGCGCTGCGTTTTCGGTGCTGGGGGTGCTCTGCACCACCGCAGCTCTCACCTGTCCCGGCCTGATCGCCCTCCGGCTGGCCCCTTCACTTCGTCAGTCGCCAGGGATCGCTGCACTGGCGGGACTGGTGGCTTATCTGCTGGGCGTGATCCTGGCGTTTGGGCTGGACTGGCCCACCGGACCTGCCATCGGCGGTGCGCTGGTCCTGCTCACCCTCGGGGCCTTTGGCGGCAGCTTCATCCGACGTCCCTGA
- the epsF_1 gene encoding Type II secretion system protein F: MPKFQFVVRDASGKTLTGNLAMNNREELVSRLKEQGYYISKITEVKEGSILTNIDTAFARLTPIKLKDLSVLMRLLSVMINAGLPILRSLKIVEKQTENLRLVEVVQSVRDHVEEGHSLSFAMGKHPTVFSTLITAMVKAGEESGSLDIVLERIAKDLEREIEIRANIQAGVRYPVIVMCAAALIVALVLYFVVPQFQEIFEDMDAKMPVPTMMLVAASEIVRNSAIWVLVGIGIIVAAVKMGRKIPVIERLMDAAILKLPVIGMLLRKIALARFSRTLAILLNSGVPILRALSVVEQTVGNSVIAVAVAGAKEAIREGERIAPPLEETGEFPPMVVDMIAVGEETGALDTMLAKVSDFYDREVDYTIDAFTTLIEPMLICFLGIVIGFIVVALYMPMFSIIQTLGDSAAGGSGNEGVGD, from the coding sequence ATGCCCAAGTTCCAGTTCGTCGTCCGTGATGCCTCCGGCAAGACACTGACGGGCAATCTCGCGATGAACAATCGCGAAGAGCTGGTTTCCCGGCTCAAGGAACAGGGCTACTACATCTCCAAGATCACGGAGGTAAAAGAGGGGTCGATTCTCACCAACATCGACACCGCCTTCGCCCGCCTGACCCCCATCAAGCTCAAGGACCTCTCGGTCCTCATGCGCCTCCTCTCGGTCATGATCAACGCTGGTTTGCCGATTTTGCGCTCACTCAAGATTGTCGAGAAGCAGACGGAAAACCTGCGACTGGTCGAAGTGGTTCAGTCAGTCCGCGACCATGTGGAAGAGGGGCATTCCCTCTCCTTCGCCATGGGCAAGCACCCGACAGTCTTCTCCACCCTGATCACCGCGATGGTGAAGGCTGGTGAGGAGTCGGGGTCGCTGGACATCGTCCTCGAACGTATCGCGAAGGACCTGGAGCGCGAAATCGAAATCCGCGCCAACATCCAGGCCGGGGTCCGTTACCCGGTCATTGTTATGTGCGCCGCCGCCCTCATCGTGGCCCTGGTCCTCTACTTCGTGGTGCCGCAATTCCAGGAGATCTTTGAGGACATGGACGCCAAGATGCCAGTCCCCACCATGATGCTGGTGGCGGCCTCTGAGATAGTCCGGAATTCCGCAATCTGGGTGTTGGTCGGTATCGGCATCATCGTGGCAGCGGTCAAAATGGGCCGGAAGATTCCCGTGATCGAGCGCCTCATGGACGCCGCTATTCTCAAGTTGCCGGTCATCGGGATGCTCCTGCGCAAAATCGCCCTCGCCCGTTTCAGCCGGACCCTGGCGATTCTCCTGAACTCCGGTGTCCCGATTCTGCGGGCCTTGTCGGTGGTGGAGCAGACGGTCGGGAACTCGGTCATCGCCGTTGCAGTAGCCGGTGCGAAGGAAGCGATTCGCGAGGGGGAGCGCATCGCGCCTCCCCTGGAAGAAACCGGGGAGTTCCCCCCCATGGTCGTGGACATGATCGCTGTGGGTGAAGAGACCGGCGCACTGGACACCATGCTCGCCAAGGTCTCCGACTTCTATGACCGTGAGGTCGACTACACCATCGATGCCTTCACCACCCTCATCGAGCCGATGCTCATCTGCTTCCTGGGGATCGTCATCGGGTTCATCGTCGTGGCCCTCTACATGCCGATGTTCTCCATCATCCAGACCCTCGGTGACAGCGCGGCTGGCGGCTCCGGAAACGAAGGGGTCGGCGATTAA
- the cysO gene encoding Sulfur carrier protein CysO → MRVCLSSHLRDYTAQRAEVEATGETLGAVLADLDRQYPGLRFRIVDERQQVRPHINIYLRGSRVRDLQAPVGSDDEIHLLAALSGG, encoded by the coding sequence GTGCGGGTGTGTCTGTCGTCGCACCTGCGCGATTACACGGCGCAGCGGGCGGAAGTGGAGGCGACCGGCGAGACGCTGGGCGCGGTCCTGGCGGACCTCGACCGGCAGTATCCCGGCCTCCGCTTTCGCATCGTGGATGAGCGCCAGCAGGTGCGCCCGCACATCAACATCTATCTACGGGGAAGTCGGGTCCGGGACCTGCAAGCCCCTGTCGGTTCCGATGACGAAATCCATCTGCTGGCGGCGCTGAGCGGGGGCTGA